AGATCAAGACAAGTTTCGTTAAGTTCATTAGCAACATGAGAAATTATGCATATTAAGTTAAATGGAGAATAAAGATGTACAAAGCTACTGCTGGGATGAAGTTAATATGCCTAGAGGCCCTTTGGAATCCAATTTCAATTTTAACACATTCATTTAGCACCACGCACCTGCTGGGTAAGTTACTTGAATTTCTAATGTTTTTCTTGAATTTAATAGAGCTATAATCACTGTTTCAATTAAATTTCCCATTCTAACTGGTTAATTTCACCCCTAAACAAGTCCTTTCAATCTCTACATTTTCTTTTCTCGACAAGAGGAGAAGCACACATTTTCTAGGAAATAAATAGAAGATTACAAACTAGCACAAATTTCTAGCTAGAGGTGTAAATTAATTTTAGCGTTGCTTGGATGTTCAAAAGTTATGTTTCATTTTTTTGTGAACCTGATACGGAAGTTTAGTGATAGAGACCATTAATTCAACAAAATAGCTCATACCAAACTCAACGAGGTAAATCAATCAGATCAGGAACCAAACATAGAGCGCCCAAATGATAGATAATACAGATTGATGAATCGTTAGGTGTTGGAGAGGGAGAGATATGATGGTTAAGAACTCACCACATGACAGCACACAAGCCCTTCCCTGTAACAGTATGCCATCGCTTTGGCTGATGCAAAGTCAAGCCCTTGTAAGTGTAGCCCTCTCCATGTCCTCCTGCCATCCCTCTACGCGAAAACCCAATACAAAAATGATCGAACGGCCTATGAGGTAAGCTCTTTGTTTCGACGGAGTAATTTCTCTACGTACCGCAGCTGATCCCGTCCTTGCTCCAAAACTGGGCCAAGCACCGGTAGTTTTCAAATGATTAAAGCCTGGGCCACTGTGATTGGGCCAGTGGCCTCACCTTTGGATCCGCGATCTAAAAAAATTGGAAAACCTGACTCTCACGTGTTTTAAGATCagcttaataattttatttataatattttttaagtttacaaactataaaaaaaaaaaaaattgagttgggactatttttttattttgatatttataagatttatttaatttaattaaatattttattatatttcactcatttaatatttaaaattttattatatatttcatttaatattttttaataattttaataataaatatatttataaattatttttatcaacgGTCTTATTTACTTATAACAATTTgcaagtattttaattaaatgcgtaattattaaaaattttaaatatctatAGCCTTATAAAAACTAGCCAAACACTGCACAAAATTAATGAATCATTGCTATATCAATAAgtaataaatcaattaaattatttgtaaaataactaaaatttagCTCTTATCATACATATAACTtactcatgctatgcctcttccctTCCATAGGTACTTCCTCAGCTTGGGTGATTGGGGTTGTCTGACTTTCAGTGTCAACTTTGGTTGAGTGGATAAAGGGTCTTTTGGATATCTTGGTCTGCTGATCCATCTGCTGGGCTAGCGGGGGAAAATCTGCTTCATATAAGATAGGGTAAAACATCATGCATGGTTGCACTAAAGGCAATACAAGAGgtggagcaggaggaggaggacaAGGTCGTCCTTCTTTTCTGATAATCTCCAGGGCAATTTCATAAATTGGGAGAGGATTCTTTTGCTTAGTTTCTTCATGGATGCCTATCCATGGACTATTGTCAGGATAATCTTCTTTGAGAATTTGAGGAGATTTACAAGAAGCTCTGGAGTGCTTGGTAAGTTTCTTCCAATTTTTGTTTGACAGAGGATGGTCATACTCATTTTCCCAATAATTGTCACAACAGTCACAATCTGGGTCACACATGCCAGATCCTGGAAGATCCCAGGAATAATGTCTATCTATCCTCATGGGATAAACGTAGTGGTTGTCAGGTGTTACTGCCCTGATAGAATAATGCTTTTGCTCCTTCTTTAATGGTTGGACCATCATGGTCTGAAACACAGGTAAGGAACCTGAGGAGTGCCTGGCTGGCTGGAAGGTAGTTTGTACCGTTCCATCGGTATTTCTTCTGAAGGAACACTCAGTGATTTGAATTGGTTGGGAGGTTGCATGGAGTTTTTCATAGTTGGTTAGCCAGGTCTTTAGAATGAGCTGCTTAAGCTCACCTTTAGGTAGCTGCCTAGGTATTTGAACTATTGTTGGAGTAGTCTCAGTGTCTGTTAGTACCAGTAAGGCATCATTTGAAACAAAAGGCTGTGACAGATTTACTGTATGATCTTATAGCCTGTAAATAATTTGATGATGCAAAGTGGCCATCATTGATGATGTCACTTGTTCTGCTCCCGTGATCTGGACTTGTACCTTTAGAGCGGTGCAGAGATGAGGATCTCGCAGGGATAGATTATAATTGAGAAAAAATGTCAATACCACACTTCCAGCATGGAGAGTGGTAAGACACGTTCCAATGACTGCATGTTCATACTGGAGGAATCTAGTGTCAAGGAGTGACACTCTAACAGTTACTGGGAGTCCACGTCTTCCATAAAGACTGAGGATAAGTTTTACTGCCCCAAAGTGTAAATGAGAACACCCTTCTTGCCTCCATTTGGGAATCAACGGAGAAGGGATTTCCAGAGTAACATATTGTTCAGCAGAGGAGCTTTGGAGGGAACATTGGTCCATCCGGGAAGCTTGGACATATTCTTTAGAGAGAGATCTTTTGGAAAAAATGAGAGATCTGATGCTTATGGTGAGAGAACCATAACGTCTGTAGATATTATAGGGactgagaagaggaagaagagattCCCCAACCTAGGCATCTTCAGGTAAAGTGGCTATTTCTACAAGGTTATCAATGCGAGAAGAAAGAGTTCTTCTAAGAGgagaagagaaagaaagagaagaagtaaGGTTCACAATTTCAGAAGGAGTTAGGTGTTGTATAACTATTTAGGTAGAAGGAGTAGGAGTTTGACAAGACATATTTGAGACAAAATCTCCTTACTTTACCTTTAAAGTATGTATAATACTTGtataaccaggctctgataccaagatagGCCGGGAGCCCTTACCATACGTATAACTtactcatgctatgcctcttccctTCCATAGGTACTTCCTGGCTGTGCTCTTTTGTAACATTATATGTATGATAACGGGACCGTCGCATCTAATATCAcaacaaagatatttctgatacacaggatcctctaacgaggcaagtgtagagcatacgtatctctgattaCATAATTATAACACCTTCTAGGGTTTtcaggagaaagaaggaagaattaGAAAGCCATAGATGAAAACTGAGAGGTTTTTATTTCAGAGAAAGCTTGGAAAAACTTGATTACAACTGAACTGAGAGTCTCCTTATATAGACTTGGAGACTCTAACTTTTACAGGCAATCAGGTACAACCTGCTACCGACACTTAAAAGCAAAAGATACACACTCAAAGTAAAAGATACACTTATTACATAATATGGCTGACAGGCTGACACTTTAATTATGGAGTTGTTGACAGGTTGAGGGTCTGGTAGTCAGAGTCATCTGAGTCATCGATTCCAAAAAAGTCCTTAGGCCATTGTCCATGTTCTGTTGGGGAAGGTGTGTCAGCATTCTCGATGGCTTCACGGGCTTCAATGTCCATTGGGTTTTGGAAATCTTGCCAGATTGGATTAGACTAATCTATGGGTTCATCTTCAAGTGCTCGGATGGGTCCAAGGGACGTACAGTTCACATGAGGGAGAGCCAAGGGCTGGTAATTATTTATCTCACAGAGATGCTCAGCCAGCTGTCTCCTTAGTGGTCCCATAGTAACTTTTTCTAAAATCGAGTCATCATATGTTCTCCACTCATATTCAGAATTTTGAGACCAAAGGAGTCCATCAGGCCTTCTAGAAAATGGCATGTGCATGATAAACATGGTCCTGATAGTGGGCTGAGTTCTGATGGGCCTTTCTTCAATTCCATGGACCTCTATGAGTCGTTCCAGGCTGTATTGCCATGCAGAGATGGGCTTAAACCATTCAAGAAACCTAAACAAGAGGGTCATGTTTGTGTTATTGAGCGTATATTGATGAAGTGCCAAGAGAGGAAACTCTATACCCGTAGAGTACAAAGTGACCATACACCATAGGAGCCATAGTTCTTCGAGAATAAGGTATTTGTCAGGATGAATGCTGAAGCAAGTTAAAAGAGGATTGTTAGGGATGAAGAGAGAGGAAGAGGGGAGCAATCCTCTCAAGGTATTTCTAGCGCTCAAGTAATGAAACAAATGGTCTTTTGCAAATTGTGCTATTTTTGGGATGGGTTGATTGGGAGAGCAACCTAGAGGGAAACTGTCTGGTGTGGGGATGAGAAAAACAGGGGTATCTGGAGAGGATGAAGAAGCCATTAAGATTGAGGGGAATATAAAATGTGATCTGATGAGGTGAAGTTCTCTGGGTCTAGACAGGAGGTCTGGGATTAAATTGTGCTTTCCCTTTATGTACTGGACTGTGAATTTATATATGGCGAACCAGTCCTTTAGCCTTAACAGTTGTGGTTCTAGAATTGACTTATTATTGAAGTATAGAATCTTTGGGAAGGATGAGCTGTCCATGATTACAGTGAAATGGTGTCCAATGAGATGAAACTCGAACTTTTTGATACCATTCTTAACAGCCATGATTTCTTTTACACACCGAGTGATAATGCTTTTGGGAGTCCAGGAATTCACCACTAGCATGTCCACAGATGTATTTTTCTCCTTGAATTTCTTCAATAAGGACAGCACCCCAGTGAGTGTCACTGGCATCAGTTTGGAGCATGCAATGTCCTGTACTGGGAATTTTAAGTGGTGGCAGATTTGAAGCCACTGCTTTAAGAGCCTTGACTGCCTCTGTTTGTTCCTTTCCCCAAGGAGGTGTAGTCTTCTTGAGCATCTTTGAAAACTTACAGGTGTGAGTGGCGACATGAGGAATAAACTTTCTGATGTAATTAACAATGCCTAGGAATTACTGTATCTATTTTATCGACAAGTCTTTGTCAGgaaactttaacaatttttctgcAATGTGTGGCCCTGGTTGGTACTTTCCATCTTTGAATCGCATTCT
This is a stretch of genomic DNA from Hevea brasiliensis isolate MT/VB/25A 57/8 chromosome 12, ASM3005281v1, whole genome shotgun sequence. It encodes these proteins:
- the LOC110654370 gene encoding NADH dehydrogenase [ubiquinone] 1 beta subcomplex subunit 2, which encodes MAGGHGEGYTYKGLTLHQPKRWHTVTGKGLCAVMWFWVLYRAKQDGPVVLGWRHPWEGHDDHGHEH